A single Candoia aspera isolate rCanAsp1 chromosome 5, rCanAsp1.hap2, whole genome shotgun sequence DNA region contains:
- the FBXL3 gene encoding F-box/LRR-repeat protein 3 encodes MDLPKIDDTPVDDPSLKVLVANNSDTLKLLKMSSCPHVSPAGILCVADQCHGLRELALNYHLLSDELLLALSSEKHVRLEHLRIDVVSENPGQTHFYTLEKSSWDAFIRHSPKVNLVMYFFLYEEEFDPFFRYETPVTHLYFGRSVSKEVLGRVGMTCPRLVELVVCANGLRPLDEELIRIAERCKNLSAIGLGECEVSCSAFVEFVKMCGGRLSQLSIMEEVLIPDQKYSLEQIHWEVSKHLGRVWFPDMMPTW; translated from the exons ATGGACTTACCAAAG ATAGACGATACACCAGTAGATGATCCATCTCTCAAGGTGCTGGTGGCTAACAACAGTGATACTCTAAAACTATTAAAAATGAGCAGTTGTCCCCATGTTTCTCCAGCAG GAATCCTCTGCGTGGCTGACCAGTGCCATGGTTTGCGAGAGCTGGCGTTGAATTACCATTTGCTAAGTGACGAGCTCCTTCTTGCCTTGTCCTCTGAAAAACACGTCAGGTTAGAACATTTGCGCATTGATGTTGTCAGTGAAAATCCAGGACAGACACACTTCTACACTCTTGAGAAAAGCAGTTGGGATGCTTTCATTAGACATTCCCCTAAAGTGAATTTAGTtatgtattttttcttgtatGAGGAAGAATTTGATCCATTCTTCCGATATGAAACTCCAGTTACCCACCTTTACTTTGGGAGATCAGTCAGCAAAGAAGTACTTGGCCGGGTTGGAATGACGTGTCCTCGACTGGTTGAACTGGTGGTTTGTGCCAACGGATTGCGGCCACTGGACGAAGAGTTAATCCGCATTGCAGAGCGCTGTAAGAATCTGTCGGCCATTGGCCTCGGAGAGTGTGAGGTCTCCTGTAGTGCCTTTGTGGAGTTTGTGAAGATGTGTGGCGGCCGCTTGTCTCAGCTCTCTATAATGGAAGAAGTTCTGATTCCTGACCAGAAGTACAGCTTGGAGCAGATTCATTGGGAAGTGTCCAAACATCTTGGGAGAGTTTGGTTTCCGGACATGATGCCTACGTGGTAG